The DNA segment GGGATTTCTATGGCTGCGTCAGGGCCTTCGCCACACCAGCCCAGCGCTCAAATGACATTGAGCCTCTTGCCGGCGTGATGGGCCAGGTGGCTGCAGGTCTGATCTCCGGCCCGACCTACCGCAACGCACCAAAAAGCTTCTCCCGGGGCATGATTCCGGCTGGCCTTGTTGAAGGGATCCTGCGAGGCGTTTTGCGCTGAACCGAAGCAGGCCCCAATCACTTGTGACAGCTCGCCCGGAACCGATCGGAGCGGCTGGTGGCTGCGTGTTTGGTTTTGCGTCCGTTCACCCGCTTGCGCCAGAGCTTGAACGACGACGCTTTCATTTGTTGGCGCATCAGTGCGATCACCTGCGGCTCGGAAAGTCCGAATTGAAATTCAATCGCCTCGAAAGGAGTGCGGTCTTCCCAGGCCATTTCAATGATTCGATCGATATCTTCGCTGGGGAGCGTTGTCAACAACCCACTGAACAGGAGGTAGAACGCTAACGACGCCTCAGCTCACGCAGAGGTCCCCAAGGGCGGCGAGTCGCGTCTGCAGTTTCGACCAGTCGAAACTGCGCGGATCACCCCGTTCTCCGCCCAGATCCACATGGCGATGGGTGGTGATCGCCGCCGGCGGCAGATTGAAGGAACGGATCCAACCGGACAAGACCAATGCCAGCGCGTCGTATTGCTGCGTGGTGTAGCCCGAATGGGAGCCATAGGCATTCGCGCCCGATGGGGGAGTTTCCAGGCTCAGGTGCAAGGCGAAGTTGTTGACGGAGCCCTTGACCTTCTTGTTGGTGATCGCCCACTCCCCCAGAAAGGCTGAATAACCCGCGCCGTAGGCCCGACTCAACGGATCCACCAGATCCAGAACGCGGCCATCTTGGCCCACCAACGTGTGGTAACTCACCTGATCTTCATCCCGCGGATGGGGCGTCATGAAGGTGTTCAACGCGGAGCTAAGGGAGTAAACGGTTTCGTGCAGCACCACCACCCTCGGCGTGGCGTCGATCAAGCGGCCGTAGGCGTCCTTGTCGTAACGCTCACCAAAATTGGTGGGATCGATCTTCACGAAGGCTCGCCAGGAACCCGAGCGGGCCTCGAGCTGGTTCAAACGCGACCGTAAAGTGGTATCCACACCCGAACACTGCCGAGCAAGAGGCGATCGCCAGGAGCGCGATTTCGGCGGTAATGGCACCGAGGAGGAGGGGTTGTCCTGCCGTTGGCGACCACGCTCAATCACCACAGGAGAGATCTCCCCTTGATCCATCAACATCCAACCGGTCAGTGCAAGAGCAAAAGCCACCACTGCAGCCCCGCTGATGGCGACCGACCGGTGCTGCTCAACGCGGTTCAACACTCCGCTCAAGCAAAGGCTTAAACGATCTCGAACCATCGATCCCGCAACTGCCGTTGTTCCGTTGTGCACCCAGGATCCCAATCCAACGTCCAATGGTCCACACCCGTGTCAGGAAACAGACGGGTCTCCTTCATCAGGCTTCGGCGTGCGTAGGTGACGTTCACACATTCCTGCTTCTCAAGCAGAACGGAAAGGTCACTGCTTCGTCGCACCCGGTAGCCATTGATCGCCAACAGCTCATCGCCCACCACAAGTCCAGCCCGCTGCCCGGGACTGTCGCGCCGCACCCGCTGAATCAAAGCGGCGCCCTCAGCGTCCTTGAGGGTGAGTCCATGGTCGGGGTGCTTGAGCGGCACAGGGTCCATACGCAGCCCCAGAGCCTCCACGCAATCGATCAGGGGAAGGGCCTCGGGTTGATCCAGCCATTGATCCAGATCCGCTGCAAGATCGGCATCCCATGGAGCCACTGCCGCCTTGATGTGATCACGGCTATAGCCACGGGCCTGACGGCCGGGACCCTGCCACAACTCCCGCAGGATTGCAGCCATGGAGTGGCCCCGCTGGCGCAGGCGCACATCCAGACAGAAAGCCACGGCCGCACCGAGGCGGTAGTAGCTGATCTGGCTGTCCCGCGAGGCTGGCGTCGCTTTGTACAGCTTGATCCACGCCTCACGGGCACTGGCCGCGAGCGACTGGATCGAACAGCCGGGTGACATCAGCACGCTGGACAGCTCCTCACCCAGATCCTTGAGCAGGGTCGGCCGATCCGAACAGCCCGCCAACAGGGGCAGGCTGAGGTCGAAGTAACTGGTGATACCCTCAGCAAACCAGAGGCCTTCGGTGATCACCGCCTGCCCGTAGTCGTAGGGGCGAAGCTCAATGGGTCGCAGCCGCCGCACATTCCACTGGTGCAGGTATTCATGGCCGATCAGCTGCAACAGTTGCCGGTAGCCCTTGGGCTTGGCTAGAGCCGACCAGCTGAACTGCAGAACCGCACTGTGGTCGTGTTCCAGACCGCCATAGCCCTGATCGAGCAGTTGAAGCACCAGCTGGTAGCGGTCCCCCGCCGGAGGAGGGGTTCCCAGCAAGCGACAGGTGGCGCTGCACACCTTCTCAATGTCGCTGATGAAGTTCGGCGGCCAACCCATCGGGGGCGTGCCGATCAGCAGCAGCTCATGGCTCTTGCCCTCCACCATGAAGGGTTCTGCCTGGAACGGCCCCGCATGCAGCGGACTGTCCACGAGGGCATCGAAATCGGTAGCGACCCAGCCCTCAGCGCTGGTCTCCAGCGGCAGATGCACACTCCAGTGCTCCGGAGCCTTAACAACAACGTGATGCGTTGACCAGCGGCAGCCGTCGATGTCCATCGCCACAGCAGCGAGGCAGAGCGACGCGAAATCAGGATCGAGCAACCCGGTGCGGACGGTCAGATCCCGGGCTTCAAGCTGATAGTTGAGGGTGAGCGGGCTCAGATCCGGCAGATCATAGAGCCACTGGTGCGGCGCCATCCGACGCACCGGAAGCTCCTCGCCGTTGGCCAGCAGCTGCAGGCTGTGCAGGTGCTGGACGTGATCACGCACCGTGTACGACCCCGGTGTCCACACCGGCAGTTGGAAGGTCTGCCGTTGGCTCTGCGGTGTCCATTTGATGGACACCGCAATGGTCTGTGTTTGGGGATGGCTCAGATCGAGCCGGACCTGAACCGGTTCGAACACGTCAGTTGGTCTGCAGGATCAGCTCGGCGGAACCCATGCGACCAAGGTGCACCTGGTCGATCGCATGGAGCAGGGCGTAGCGACGGGTCACCCGCT comes from the Synechococcus sp. A15-62 genome and includes:
- a CDS encoding TIGR03643 family protein, producing the protein MTTLPSEDIDRIIEMAWEDRTPFEAIEFQFGLSEPQVIALMRQQMKASSFKLWRKRVNGRKTKHAATSRSDRFRASCHK
- a CDS encoding N-acetylmuramoyl-L-alanine amidase, which translates into the protein MVRDRLSLCLSGVLNRVEQHRSVAISGAAVVAFALALTGWMLMDQGEISPVVIERGRQRQDNPSSSVPLPPKSRSWRSPLARQCSGVDTTLRSRLNQLEARSGSWRAFVKIDPTNFGERYDKDAYGRLIDATPRVVVLHETVYSLSSALNTFMTPHPRDEDQVSYHTLVGQDGRVLDLVDPLSRAYGAGYSAFLGEWAITNKKVKGSVNNFALHLSLETPPSGANAYGSHSGYTTQQYDALALVLSGWIRSFNLPPAAITTHRHVDLGGERGDPRSFDWSKLQTRLAALGDLCVS
- a CDS encoding M61 family metallopeptidase — encoded protein: MFEPVQVRLDLSHPQTQTIAVSIKWTPQSQRQTFQLPVWTPGSYTVRDHVQHLHSLQLLANGEELPVRRMAPHQWLYDLPDLSPLTLNYQLEARDLTVRTGLLDPDFASLCLAAVAMDIDGCRWSTHHVVVKAPEHWSVHLPLETSAEGWVATDFDALVDSPLHAGPFQAEPFMVEGKSHELLLIGTPPMGWPPNFISDIEKVCSATCRLLGTPPPAGDRYQLVLQLLDQGYGGLEHDHSAVLQFSWSALAKPKGYRQLLQLIGHEYLHQWNVRRLRPIELRPYDYGQAVITEGLWFAEGITSYFDLSLPLLAGCSDRPTLLKDLGEELSSVLMSPGCSIQSLAASAREAWIKLYKATPASRDSQISYYRLGAAVAFCLDVRLRQRGHSMAAILRELWQGPGRQARGYSRDHIKAAVAPWDADLAADLDQWLDQPEALPLIDCVEALGLRMDPVPLKHPDHGLTLKDAEGAALIQRVRRDSPGQRAGLVVGDELLAINGYRVRRSSDLSVLLEKQECVNVTYARRSLMKETRLFPDTGVDHWTLDWDPGCTTEQRQLRDRWFEIV